The Fodinibius saliphilus genome segment GAATGTAAGGGGTGGCATCAGGAAGCGGCCATGCGGATGTTGATGAATAATCTGGATCCTGATGTGGCAGAGAAACCCGATGACCTTATTGTGTATGGAGGAAGCGGGAAAGCCGCCCGTAACTGGGAATGCTATCATAAAATTCTGGAAACGTTGAAACGTCTTGAAAATGATGAAACGATGCTGGTGCAAAGTGGTAAGCCGGTTGGGGTATTTCGCACTCATGAAGAAGCTCCTCGTGTGCTTATTGCCAATTCTCATTTAGTACCAAACTGGGCTAATTGGGATAAGTTCCGGGAGCTTGAAAAGAAAGGCTTGACCATGTATGGCCAAATGACGGCGGGCTCTTGGATCTATATTGGGACACAGGGCATTCTGCAGGGGACGTATGAGACTTTTGCTGAATGTGCGAGACAGAAATTTGACGGTACGTTGCAGGGACAACTACTGGTAACAGCTGGTCTTGGTGGCATGGGGGGAGCGCAGCCACTGGCAGCAACGATGAATGGTGCGGCTTGTATTGGAATTGAAGTAGATGAGCACCGTATCGATCGGCGCGTTGAAACAGGCTATTGTGATATCAAGTGTACCAACCTCGATGAAGCTCTTGAAAAAGCACTGGATGCTAAAGAAAAAGGGGAAGCGTTGTCTATTGGTCTATTGGGTAATGTTGCTGAAGTTTTACCTGCAATGTTAGAAAAAGGAGTTATTCCCGATGTACTTACTGATCAGACTTCTGCGCATGATTTGCATGTAGGATATATTCCAGCCGGTATGTCACTTGAGGAGGCGGCCGAAGAGCGAGAGTTGAATCCTGAGATGTACCAAGAGGCAGTGCTGGATTCTATGGTTACTCATGTGGATACTATGCTAAAAATGCAGAAAAAAGGGGCCATTACGTTTGATTACGGCAATAATCTTCGGGGACAGGTGGCCGACCATCGGGGGATGCAAGAGGCATTTAACTTCCCGGGTTTTGTGCCTGCTTTTATTCGTCCGTTATTTTGCCGTGGTTCCGGTCCGTTCCGTTGGGCTGCTCTTTCCGGTAATCCTGATGATATTTATACTACGGATAAAGCGGTGCTGGAGACCTTTCCTGAAAAAGCAGCGCTTGCCCGTTGGATTGAAAAGGCGCAAGACCAAGTGCAGTTTCAAGGGCTGCCGTCTCGAATTTGCTGGCTGGAGTATGGTGAGCGTGCTGAAATGGGAGCTAAATTCAATTGGTTGGTCAAAAAAGGAAAGGTTGATGCCCCATTGGTTATTGGTCGTGATCACCTGGATACGGGTTCTGTGGCCTCACCTAATCGTGAAACTGAATCAATGAAAGACGGATCAGATGCGATTGCGGATTGGCCTTTGTTGAACGCGATGCTGAATACAGCCAGCGGTGCCAGTTGGGTATCACTGCATCACGGTGGTGGCGTAGGTATTGGCTATTCTATTCATGCCGGAATGGTGTGTGTGGCTGATGGTACTGAAATGGCCGATGAGCGATTGCAACGGGTGTTAACAAATGACCCGGGTAGTGGGGTAATGCGTCACGCTGATGCAGGATACGATGAGGCAGTGCAAACAGCTAAAGAGCGCGGATTAGATCTGCCGATGGTGGATTAGATTTTGCAGACTGGTATTATGTCACCTTTATTTGATAATAAAATTTACGATGGATGGGGTGCATACCCGTCCATTAATTAGCTTAAACATATGGGTGGGTTTTATTAAATATTTTACCATCTTTTAAAGATTAAAAGACGGATTAACAATCTGTCTACCTTAATAAGAGAGATGAGTAACTGCAAAAGAAAGCTGACTCATTAGCAACTCGTCTAATTATTTGGGTTATTGGTCGTACTTATTACTTTAATCAGGCAAACAAAGTAATTCCGGTGATCTATGTCCAATTCTATTCCCAAGCGTATTCTTCCGGTTATTGTGGTGGCCCAATTTGCAGGCACTTCTCTTTGGTTTGCAGGTAATGCCGTTATACCTGATTTGGTTCAAGAACTGCAGCTCACAGAGATGGCAGTAGGATATATTACCTCTGCTGTACAGTTTGGGTTTATCAGTGGTACTCTATTGTTTGCATTGTTAAGTGTAGCAGACCGTATTTCTCCCAGTAAGGTTTTTGTGGGATGCGCTCTTTTTGGAGCTGCCTTTAATACGTTGACGGTATATTCCGATACTTTTCTATTGTTAATGATCAGTAGATTTTGCACTGGTTTTTTCTTGGCCGGAATCTACCCGGTGGGTATGAAAATTGCCTCCGATTGGCACAGAGAGGGATTGGGAAAAGCGCTTGGATACTTGGTAGGTGCCCTTGTGGTAGGTACCGCATTTCCACACCTGATCAAGTACCTAGCGGCCGATCTCCCATGGCGAACTATTCTGTTTGCTACCTCTGCATTCTCTGCTCTCGGTGGAATGGTGCTCTATTTGGCAGTACCCGATGGTCCGTACCAAGGTAAGAAAGGGGACTTTGAGCCCTCAGTAATGTTTCGTTTGTTTAAGAATCATAACTTCCGTTCTGCAGCCTTTGGTTACTTCGGACATATGTGGGAGCTTTACACTTTTTGGGCTTTTGTGCCACTGATGATTGGCTTTTATGCCGAAACCAATGGCGCAATTTATGGGGCGGTTCCACTATGGTCGTTCGCTATTATTGGCATAGGAGGAGTAAGCTGTGCGGTTGGGGGATACTGGGCCCTTAGAACAAGCAGCAAGAAAGTAGCTCTTGTTTCATTGGTGGGTTCGGGTATATGTTGTCTGCTTGTTCCTTTCGCCTTCGGAATTTCTTTTTATCTATTCATAAGTCTTCTGCTGATATGGGGCATTTTTGTAGTATCGGATTCGCCCCAGTTTTCTACCCTTGTAGCGCAGTCAGCCGATCGTGAATATGTAGCTACGGGATTAACAATAGTAAATAGCGTAGGTTTTGCTATTACTATTTTTAGTATTCAGTTGGTGAATATGATGTGGGCTCACTGGCAGAGTCCAGCTGTGTTTTTAGTGATGGCAGCAGGACCATTAGTGGGAGCAATTGCTATTATGAAATATCAGTTGTATCCAAAGAATAATGAAACTACTGTTTCGGAATAATCGTGTACAGTAATGAATGGATAAACCAAAATTAACATTCATATGGAAACAATTCTTGTCATTCTAGGAGGCCTTCTTATTGTCGCAGGGTTTATTGGAGCCTTATTACCGGTTGTACCCGGTCCGCCCATTAGTTATTTGGGGCTAGTTGTTCTTCAGTTAACTTCTGCTCATCCCTTTAGCTTGAAGTTTTTCATTATTTGGGCCCTTATTATAGCTATGCTAATGGTTCTAGATAATGTGATTCCTGCCTACGGTACAAAAAAGCTTGGCGGTTCTGCCTATGGTGTTTGGGGCTGTATTATGGGCATGCTAGTCGGGATATTCTTTTCTCCTATAGGATTAATAGTTGGTCCCTTGGCGGGTGCATTTATAGGTGAGCTGGTTGGTGGTAAAACCTCAGATCAGGCTATACGTTCTGCTGCTGGTTCTTTTTTGGGGTTCATGGCAAGTACTGTATTAAAGCTTATAGCCAGTGGAATGATGGGATATTACTTTTTTATGAATTTATAAGAGCTTCTCATGGTAGTAATAGTTATTCCGGCTTTTGAAAAATGATCACCCGATCACCGGGAAATGTTACTGAAGTTTCCCAGTTATTAGCTAGCCACTGGAATGTTTTTTGGGTATAAAAGGTGACATGGGTTTCATCTAACCGGTAGTGCCAATTTGCAAAGAAAGATTTATCATTTTCAGCAAGCTTTGTCATGATTCCTAAATAGCCACCGGGTTTTAGGCAGTCCCAAAGTCTTTTGAACTCTTTTCGCGGATAAAAAAGGTGCTCAACTACTTCAGTCGCAGTTATAAAATCATACCTTTTATTAAACACCGATTCATCATCTGCATAAAAGGGATCGTAGATATTAACCGCATGTCCATGTTCTTCAAACATAAGATTGAGTGTTGGTCCCGGTCCGCAGCCAAAATCGAGTCCCTTGCTTTTCGGTTCCAGCAAGTCATTGAGTGGTTTAAAAAGTTGCCCCAAGAAGTTGCGATACCCCTTATCATTGGGATCATTTTCGTGCGTTTCATATCGTGCAAGCTCTTCATCAGTTGAGGGACGATCTTTAGGCGCTGCAAAAATTAGTTGACAGTTCTGGCACTGATAGTAGTCACTGGCATAATGCTCAGATTGGTCAGTATAAAAAAGTTGCACATCGTCACTGTTGCATAAGATGCACGTTGATACAGGCATATTGTGTATAGGTTTATATCCATTAATTTTGTGTAAGATACAAATTGCTGTTCGCTTCTAATACACGGTTTTAAAAATAGATGGATAGGTTGGGTACATTTAAGAATGGGATTTATTTTCCATATATTGAATGAACGTTCATTCATTGCTGTTCTTCTTAACAGACTGGGAAAAATATTATGATGGAAGGTAAAAATAATGATAAACGTACTGCTGTATTATCAGCTACCCTAAACTTGGTAAGTAATCGCGGTTTTCATAACACTCCCATGGCAAAGATTGCTGAGCTGGCCGATGTCTCAGCCGGAACTATATATAATTATTTTAGTAATAAGCAGGATCTGGTTGATAGCTTATACCTTGAGATTAAAAATGCATTTACTACAGCTGCATTTCAGGAGTATGATGAAGATATGCCAGTGAAAGAGGGGGTAAGATGCGTTTGGTTTAATATGATTGGATATAAAATGTCTAACCAAAAGCAGGCAAATTTTCTATCACAGTGTGAAAATTCCCAAATTGTATCGGAGGCTGTACGGAAACGGGCTCTACAACATCTGCAACCACTGATAGAATTGTGGGAACGAGGTCAAAAAGAGGGAACTATTCGAATGGTTTCCCCCTATTTGCTATATGCGTATGCCGTTTATCCGTTGTCATTTTTTGTCGCTATAGAAGAACGAAATGAATTTAAATTAACAAAAGAGATGCGTGAACAGTCATTTGAAATGGCTTGGAGTGCAATCTCATTAAAGTAATATATAATATATTTAAGAAGTGTTGACATGAATAAAGTAATAAAACTAGCAAATAGACCGACGGGAAAGCCTGTAAGTTCAGATTTTAAAATTGAAGAAATCAAAAAACCGTCTCCATCTGATGGGGAAATGCTTTTAAAGCCCAAATTTGTTTCTGTAGATCCATATTTGCGGGGAAGAATGAGGGATGTAGAATCTTATGTTGACCCGTTTAAGCTGAATAAGGCGATTAGTTCACCAATAGTAGCGGAAGTTATATCCAGCGAAAATACATCATTTGAAAAAGGAGATTATGTAACAGCTGAATTGGAATGGAAAAAATATCAGCTTTCAAATGGTAATGGATTACGTAAGATAAATCCCGATTTAGCTCCCCTTTCTGCACATCTTGGGGTCTTGGGGCTGACAGGTATTGCAGCCTTTATTGGTCTGACAGAAATTGGTGTGCCCAAGGAGGAAGAGACGTTGGTTGTTTCTGGAGCCGCAGGAGCTGTAGGGAGTGTTGTCGGTCAAATTGGAAAAATAAAAGGGTGCCACGTAGTTGGTATTGCTGGATCAGATGAGAAAGTAGAGTTATTAAAGTCAAAATTCGGATTTGATGCCGCTATTAATTATAAGACTACAGAAAATATGAGTAATGCTATATCACAGGCCGCAGAAAGCGGAGTTGATGTTTATTTTGATAATGTAGCAGGCGATATATCGGATGGGGTATACCAAAACATGAATAATTTTGGGCGTATTATAAACTGTGGAGCTATCGCACTTTATAATGCGACTTCAGTGCCGACCGGACCGCGCTTAGAGCCAATGATGGTACAAAAACGACTTTCGATGCAGGGATTTATTGTAAGCGATTACCAGGAAAAGTTCCCCGAAGCAGTGAAACAGTTGGCGAAATGGCTTAAAAAAGGGGAGCTGGAATATGCAGAAACTATTGTAGAGGGGTTTGATAACATCCCCAATGCTTTTTTAGGTCTTTTCGAAGGAGATAACAAAGGAAAAATGATAGTGAAAATTTAAAATTAGCTAAATAAGTATGAATAATTTCGATTTTTATAATCCAACAAAAATCCTTTTTGGAAAGGGGAAAATAGAAAATATAACAGATGAAATTCCGGAAGGTGCCAAGGTGCTAATGACCTATGGCGGTGGAAGTATTAAACAAAATGGTATTTATGAACAGGTAAAGGATGCGCTGGAAGATTTTAAAGTAGTGGAATTTGGCGGTATTCCCCCGAATCCCGAATATGAAGTACTTCTTGATGCACTTGATGTTATTAAGGAAGAAGATATTGATTTCATGTTGGCCGTTGGAGGAGGATCGGTTATTGATGGAACTAAGTTTTTATCTGCTGCGGCCCTATATGAAGGGGATAATCCCTGGGAACTCTTAACAGAACATAATCGTGTGGAAGAAGGATTGCCATTTGGGACAGTATTAACGCTACCCGCGACCGGCTCGGAGATGAATTCCGGAGCGGTAGTCTCACGCAAAGAGACAAAGGAAAAATTAGCTATGGGTGGGCCTGGACTTTTCCCGAAGTTTTCGGCTTTGGATCCTACAGTTATTAGAACTGTACCGGAGCGCCAACTGGCAAATGGTATTACAGATGCATTTACCCACGTATTAGAGCAATATATGACATATCCCGCAGGTGGGCATCTGCAAGATCGTTTTGCTGAGAGTATTATGCAGACTCTTATTGAAGTGGCACCTAAAGTAATGGAAGATCAGTCGGATTATGAGATCGCCTCAAACTTTATGTGGAGCTGTACAATGGCACTGAATGGTCTAATTCAAAAAGGAGTGCCCACGGATTGGGCTGTACATGCCATGGGGCATGAACTCACGGCGTTGTATGGAATAGACCACGCTCGGACATTAGCGATAATAGCCCCCCGCCATTACGAAGAAAACTTCGGGAGTAAGAAGGAGAAGCTAGCTCAATATGGGGAGCGAGTGTGGAATATTACAGAAGGGGATATGGATTCAAAGGCTACCAAAGCAATTCAAAAGACCGAGTCTTTTTTCCACTCTCTCAATATTGATACAAAACTGTCAGACTATACGGATAACTACGAAGAAACCGCTGAAATTATAGCAAGTCGTTTCAAAGAGCGAGGATGGCTCGGACTTGGAGAACATGAAAATATAGATCCTGATAAAGTTGAGGAAATTGTGAAAAAGGCATACTGATTTTATCAAGTAGTTGATATTATAGTTGTAGAAAGGGATTAATGAAAACCGTCATTAATCCCTTTTTTATTTAAAAATATATTTCAGAACCTATTATATGAAAAAGTTGTGAAGAGGTGCAGGTTGGGCAAATCCTTTGATTATCCTATCTTCGGTAAAATAAAAGTAAGCCTATAATAAAATGATTACACTGCAAAACCTTTATACCGATCTATCAGAAAGTATTGAAAGATTAAAGAAGAATCCCGAAGCGGTACAGGCCTCTCGGAATATTGTAGAAGATGCCCTTGATCGGGATGAGCCTATGTATGGTATTAATACGGGATTTGGAGCGCTGGCTAATAAACGCGTTGGTGATAAGGAGCTAAAGCAGCTCCAGCGTAATTTAATTCTTTCCCATTCGGTAGGGGTCGGAGATCTTATTCCCAAAGATATTTCAAAACTGATGTTGCAGATTAAGATTCATTCTCTGGGATTGGGCAACTCCGGAATATCAGAAGAGACTTTTCAAAGATTGATCTACTTTATAGAAAATGATCTAATTCCTGCTATGCCCGAAAAAGGAAGTGTCGGCGCTTCTGGTGACTTGGCGCCCCTAGCCCATATGGCACTACCGCTACTGGGTTATGGTATGTTTTGGAATGCGGATGCAACGGATACCATACCGGCCGAAAAAGTGTTAAATGATCACAATTTGGAATCAATTGATTTACAGGCAAAGGACGGACTGTCCTTAATCAATGGTACTCAGCTTATGAGTG includes the following:
- the hutU gene encoding urocanate hydratase — its product is MSTDTGVVKNIKAPTGTEIECKGWHQEAAMRMLMNNLDPDVAEKPDDLIVYGGSGKAARNWECYHKILETLKRLENDETMLVQSGKPVGVFRTHEEAPRVLIANSHLVPNWANWDKFRELEKKGLTMYGQMTAGSWIYIGTQGILQGTYETFAECARQKFDGTLQGQLLVTAGLGGMGGAQPLAATMNGAACIGIEVDEHRIDRRVETGYCDIKCTNLDEALEKALDAKEKGEALSIGLLGNVAEVLPAMLEKGVIPDVLTDQTSAHDLHVGYIPAGMSLEEAAEERELNPEMYQEAVLDSMVTHVDTMLKMQKKGAITFDYGNNLRGQVADHRGMQEAFNFPGFVPAFIRPLFCRGSGPFRWAALSGNPDDIYTTDKAVLETFPEKAALARWIEKAQDQVQFQGLPSRICWLEYGERAEMGAKFNWLVKKGKVDAPLVIGRDHLDTGSVASPNRETESMKDGSDAIADWPLLNAMLNTASGASWVSLHHGGGVGIGYSIHAGMVCVADGTEMADERLQRVLTNDPGSGVMRHADAGYDEAVQTAKERGLDLPMVD
- a CDS encoding MFS transporter; this encodes MSNSIPKRILPVIVVAQFAGTSLWFAGNAVIPDLVQELQLTEMAVGYITSAVQFGFISGTLLFALLSVADRISPSKVFVGCALFGAAFNTLTVYSDTFLLLMISRFCTGFFLAGIYPVGMKIASDWHREGLGKALGYLVGALVVGTAFPHLIKYLAADLPWRTILFATSAFSALGGMVLYLAVPDGPYQGKKGDFEPSVMFRLFKNHNFRSAAFGYFGHMWELYTFWAFVPLMIGFYAETNGAIYGAVPLWSFAIIGIGGVSCAVGGYWALRTSSKKVALVSLVGSGICCLLVPFAFGISFYLFISLLLIWGIFVVSDSPQFSTLVAQSADREYVATGLTIVNSVGFAITIFSIQLVNMMWAHWQSPAVFLVMAAGPLVGAIAIMKYQLYPKNNETTVSE
- a CDS encoding DUF456 domain-containing protein, whose translation is METILVILGGLLIVAGFIGALLPVVPGPPISYLGLVVLQLTSAHPFSLKFFIIWALIIAMLMVLDNVIPAYGTKKLGGSAYGVWGCIMGMLVGIFFSPIGLIVGPLAGAFIGELVGGKTSDQAIRSAAGSFLGFMASTVLKLIASGMMGYYFFMNL
- a CDS encoding class I SAM-dependent methyltransferase, which produces MPVSTCILCNSDDVQLFYTDQSEHYASDYYQCQNCQLIFAAPKDRPSTDEELARYETHENDPNDKGYRNFLGQLFKPLNDLLEPKSKGLDFGCGPGPTLNLMFEEHGHAVNIYDPFYADDESVFNKRYDFITATEVVEHLFYPRKEFKRLWDCLKPGGYLGIMTKLAENDKSFFANWHYRLDETHVTFYTQKTFQWLANNWETSVTFPGDRVIIFQKPE
- a CDS encoding TetR/AcrR family transcriptional regulator; protein product: MMEGKNNDKRTAVLSATLNLVSNRGFHNTPMAKIAELADVSAGTIYNYFSNKQDLVDSLYLEIKNAFTTAAFQEYDEDMPVKEGVRCVWFNMIGYKMSNQKQANFLSQCENSQIVSEAVRKRALQHLQPLIELWERGQKEGTIRMVSPYLLYAYAVYPLSFFVAIEERNEFKLTKEMREQSFEMAWSAISLK
- a CDS encoding NADP-dependent oxidoreductase, with the translated sequence MNKVIKLANRPTGKPVSSDFKIEEIKKPSPSDGEMLLKPKFVSVDPYLRGRMRDVESYVDPFKLNKAISSPIVAEVISSENTSFEKGDYVTAELEWKKYQLSNGNGLRKINPDLAPLSAHLGVLGLTGIAAFIGLTEIGVPKEEETLVVSGAAGAVGSVVGQIGKIKGCHVVGIAGSDEKVELLKSKFGFDAAINYKTTENMSNAISQAAESGVDVYFDNVAGDISDGVYQNMNNFGRIINCGAIALYNATSVPTGPRLEPMMVQKRLSMQGFIVSDYQEKFPEAVKQLAKWLKKGELEYAETIVEGFDNIPNAFLGLFEGDNKGKMIVKI
- a CDS encoding iron-containing alcohol dehydrogenase, translated to MNNFDFYNPTKILFGKGKIENITDEIPEGAKVLMTYGGGSIKQNGIYEQVKDALEDFKVVEFGGIPPNPEYEVLLDALDVIKEEDIDFMLAVGGGSVIDGTKFLSAAALYEGDNPWELLTEHNRVEEGLPFGTVLTLPATGSEMNSGAVVSRKETKEKLAMGGPGLFPKFSALDPTVIRTVPERQLANGITDAFTHVLEQYMTYPAGGHLQDRFAESIMQTLIEVAPKVMEDQSDYEIASNFMWSCTMALNGLIQKGVPTDWAVHAMGHELTALYGIDHARTLAIIAPRHYEENFGSKKEKLAQYGERVWNITEGDMDSKATKAIQKTESFFHSLNIDTKLSDYTDNYEETAEIIASRFKERGWLGLGEHENIDPDKVEEIVKKAY